From one Humulus lupulus chromosome 8, drHumLupu1.1, whole genome shotgun sequence genomic stretch:
- the LOC133798202 gene encoding uncharacterized protein LOC133798202 has translation MSLADNGTRKEEIELSVDNKEKGQAPLDISASRRTLLSDNKPQKKFQNTFTAIPEKIRFLKFGSAAKFRRMADEKDEMSRSVNSSSSHGIKERIADVFSRKIDWVSIKKMCKEWFKDPMNMALFLWIFCVAVSGAILFLVMTGMLNKAIPSKSQRNAWFEVNNQILNALFTLMCLYQHPIRIYHLVLLCRWKPKDIAKLRKIYCKNGTYKPHEWAHMMIVVLLLHLNCFAQYALCGLNWGYKRSERPPLGVGVCISVAIAAPAIAGLYLIVSPLGKDYDSGIDEEAQVQISAAERPEKLRLKSFERRYSFALVEDEQNVENKLKWSGGILDFWNDITIAYLSLFCTCCVFGWNMERLGFGNMYVHIATFILFCTAPFFIFNLAAVNIDNEAVREALGVTGLILCVFGLLYGGFWRIQMRKRFNLPSYDFCFGHSALGDCTLWLCCCWCTLAQEVRTGNSYDIVEDKLRTKHTDNDNQPPISPLPREDGVTQFRSGNNSPLGNNSSPTKTNLAVSSSSSIVSKAYYSPERPISIVREEFYEKGNDETMIPPDPLLIQREAT, from the coding sequence ATGTCGTTGGCTGATAATGGAACTCGCAAAGAGGAAATTGAGCTAAGTGTAGATAATAAAGAGAAGGGTCAAGCTCCTCTTGACATTTCAGCGTCTCGAAGGACACTGCTAAGTGATAATAAACCTCAAAAAAAATTCCAGAATACCTTCACTGCTATTCCTGAAAAGATAAGATTCCTTAAATTTGGTTCAGCCGCTAAATTCAGGAGGATGGCAGACGAAAAAGATGAGATGTCCAGGTCAGTAAATTCTTCAAGTAGTCATGGTATTAAAGAACGCATAGCTGATGTATTTTCTCGGAAGATTGATTGGGTTTCGATTAAGAAAATGTGCAAAGAATGGTTTAAAGATCCAATGAACATGGCTTTGTTTTTATGGATCTTCTGTGTTGCTGTTTCGGGTGCAATCTTGTTCCTTGTGATGACTGGAATGTTAAACAAGGCAATACCTAGTAAGTCTCAGAGAAATGCATGGTTTGAAGTCAATAACCAAATTCTAAATGCACTGTTTACACTTATGTGTTTGTACCAACATCCGATAAGAATTTACCATCTTGTTCTTCTATGTAGATGGAAACCAAAGGACATTGCTAAGCTTAGAAAAATTTACTGTAAGAATGGGACTTATAAGCCTCATGAATGGGCTCACATGATGATTGTTGTCCTGTTACTCCATTTGAATTGTTTTGCTCAATATGCTCTTTGTGGTCTGAACTGGGGTTACAAAAGATCTGAACGACCACCCTTAGGAGTTGGCGTATGTATTTCTGTTGCAATTGCTGCTCCTGCTATTGCTGGTTTATACTTAATTGTTAGCCCACTTGGTAAGGATTATGATTCTGGAATCGATGAGGAAGCACAGGTACAGATTAGTGCTGCTGAAAGACCGGAAAAGTTAAGGTTAAAATCATTTGAGAGGAGATATTCATTCGCACTAGTTGAAGATGAACAGAATGTTGAGAACAAACTGAAATGGAGTGGGGGAATACTTGATTTTTGGAATGATATCACCATAGCTTATCTCTCCCTCTTCTGTACTTGCTGTGTTTTTGGATGGAATATGGAGAGACTTGGATTTGGAAACATGTATGTTCATATTGCAACATTCATTCTGTTTTGCACGGCTCCATTCTTTATTTTTAACTTGGCTGCTGTTAATATTGACAATGAGGCTGTTAGGGAGGCCCTTGGGGTTACCGGGTTAATTCTGTGTGTATTTGGTTTGCTCTATGGTGGCTTTTGGAGGATCCAAATGAGGAAGAGATTCAATTTACCTTCTTATGACTTCTGTTTTGGTCATTCCGCATTAGGCGACTGTACATTGTGGCTTTGCTGTTGTTGGTGTACTCTTGCTCAGGAAGTGCGGACGGGGAATTCTTACGACATTGTGGAAGACAAGTTACGCACAAAACACACGGATAATGACAACCAGCCACCAATTTCACCTTTGCCCCGCGAAGATGGAGTGACTCAGTTCAGATCTGGCAACAATTCTCCACTAGGAAACAATTCTAGTCCAACTAAGACTAATTTAGCTGTTTCTTCAAGTTCCAGCATAGTTTCAAAGGCCTATTACAGTCCAGAGAGGCCAATTTCTATAGTGAGAGAAGAATTCTATGAAAAAGGTAATGACGAAACTATGATACCACCTGATCCACTATTAATACAACGAGAAGCCACATAG
- the LOC133798203 gene encoding alpha-soluble NSF attachment protein 2 → MGDQLGKAEEFEKKAEKKLNSWGIFGSKYEDAADLFDKAANSFKLAKSWDRAGSTYIKLANCHLKLESKHEAAQAYVDAAHCYKKTSVNESITCLEQAVHMFCDIGRLNMAARYFKEIAELYESEQNIEKAIEFFEKAADFFQNEEVTTSANQCKQKVAQFAAQLEHYPKSIEIYEEIARQSLNNNLLKYGVKGHLLNAGLCQLCRGDVVAISNALERYQDLDPTFSGTREYKFLADIAASIDEEDVAKFTDVVKEFDSMTPLDSWKTTLLLRVKEKLKAKELEEDDLT, encoded by the exons ATGGGGGATCAGTTAGGGAAGGCTGAAGAATTCGAGAAGAAAGCTGAGAAAAAGCTCAACAGCTGGGGAATTTTCGGCTCCAAATATGAAGACGCTGCCGATCTCTTTGATAAAGCCGCCAACTCATTCAAACTCGCCAAATCAT GGGATAGAGCTGGATCAACATACATCAAGTTGGCAAACTGTCATTTGAAG ttGGAAAGCAAACATGAAGCAGCCCAAGCTTATGTTGATGCTGCCCATTGCTACAAGAAAACATCTGTGAATG AGTCCATAACCTGCTTAGAGCAAGCAGTACATATGTTTTGTGATATTGGAAGGCTCAATATGGCAGCAAGATATTTTAAG GAAATTGCTGAATTGTACGAGTCTGAACAGAATATTGAGAAGGCTATTGAGTTCTTCGAAAAAGCTGCTGACTTCTTCCAAAATGAGGAAGTAACTACTTCTGCAAATCAGTGCAAGCAAAAGGTTGCTCAATTTGCTGCTCAACTGGAACA TTATCCAAAATCAATTGAGATTTATGAAGAGATAGCACGACAGTCACTCAACAATAACTTGCTTAAGTATGGAGTTAAAGGACATCTTCTAAATGCTGGACTTTGCCAACTTTGTAGGGGAGATGTTGTCGCAATTTCCAATGCATTAGAACGTTATCAG GATCTTGATCCAACTTTTTCAGGAACACGGGAGTACAAATTCCTAGCG GATATTGCTGCTTCAATTGATGAGGAAGATGTTGCAAAGTTTACTGATGTGGTCAAGGAATTTGACAGCATGACTCCACTG GATTCTTGGAAAACTACCCTACTGTTGAGGGTGAAGGAAAAGCTGAAAGCCAAGGAACTTGAGGAGGACGATCTTACCTAA
- the LOC133795860 gene encoding protein ALP1-like, translating into MELCTCLKQKEYIKDTREIKVEEAVAIFLIIVGQNVRMRLIVDRFQHWLETIDRHFHLTLKAICKLGQDIIRPTQSPLPSHIVNSSKYYPWFQNCIGAIDGTHVSACVPTDKQVSYRGRENVVTQNVLCACNFEMFFTFVSAGWEGTANDSRVFIDAITKPIYKFPLPKEGEYYVLDSGFPCTKGFLPPYRGERYHLQEYNSGRNRPRGIKELFNYRHSSLRNDIERCFGVLKARFPILKMMPPYKLSRQPLIVLACCTLHNFIRQRTQYDHMFREWEEKELEGKDNIEEANTSVSRCEVNLSDESAAAMARCRDRIAQAMWTAYNNIN; encoded by the exons ATGGAGCTTTGTACTTGTTTAAAACAAAAGGAATACATTAAGGACACACGAGAGATTAAAGTTGAAGAAGCAGTTGCCATTTTCCTTATAATTGTTGGTCAAAATGTGCGAATGAGACTTATAGTTGACCGATTTCAACATTGGCTTGAAACTATTGATAGGCACTTCCATTTAACATTAAAGGCAATATGTAAATTAGGACAGGATATCATTCGACCAACTCAATCTCCGTTACCTTCTCATATTGTCAACTCCTCAAAATACTACCCATGGTTTCAG AATTGCATTGGTGCCATTGATGGAACACATGTGAGTGCATGTGTCCCTACAGATAAGCAAGTCAGTTACAGAGGCCGAGAAAACGTGGTAACACAAAATGTCTTGTGTGCTTGTAACTTTGAAATGTTCTTTACTTTTGTATCTGCTGGTTGGGAGGGCACTGCAAATGATTCCAGGGTGTTTATAGATGCAATTACAAAACCTATATATAAGTTTCCATTGCCTAAAGAAG GTGAATATTATGTTTTGGATTCCGGGTTTCCATGCACAAAAGGTTTTCTCCCACCATATCGTGGTGAAAGATATCATTTGCAAGAATACAATAGTGGACGTAATCGACCACGTGGTATAAAAGAACTATTCAATTATAGGCATTCTTCTCTTAGGAATGACATTGAACGGTGCTTTGGTGTCCTAAAAGCACGTTTTCCTATATTGAAGATGATGCCACCTTACAAATTGAGTAGACAACCTTTGATAGTTCTTGCTTGCTGCACTCTTCATAATTTTATTCGTCAACGCACACAGTATGATCATATGTTTAGAGAATGGGAAGAGAAAGAACTTGAGGGTAAAGACAACATAGAGGAAGCTAACACTAGTGTGTCAAGATGTGAAGTCAATTTATCTGATGAATCTGCTGCAGCAATGGCAAGATGTCGAGATCGTATTGCTCAAGCTATGTGGACagcttataataatataaattag